A region from the Eublepharis macularius isolate TG4126 chromosome 13, MPM_Emac_v1.0, whole genome shotgun sequence genome encodes:
- the MOSPD1 gene encoding motile sperm domain-containing protein 1 — protein sequence MQQQKRQPELVEGNLPVFVFPTELLFYADDQSTHKQVLTLYNPYEFALKFKVLCTTPNKYVVVDAAGAVKPQCCVDIVIRHRDIRPCHYGVIDKFRLQVSEQSQRKALGRKEVIAMLLPTAKEQQKEEEEKRIKEHLTESVFFEQTLCQPEHRIASSGPSLLTVFLGIVCIAALMLPTLGEVDSLVPLYLHLSVNQKLVAAYVLGLITMVILRT from the exons ATGCAGCAACAAAAAAGACAGCCAGAGTTAGTGGAAGGGAATCTTCCAGTCTTTGTGTTCCCCACTGAACTTTTATTTTATGCTGATGACCAGTCAACGCACAAACAGGTGTTGACTCTCTATAATCCCTATGAATTTGCCTTAAAATTTAAAG tTCTTTGTACAACTCCAAATAAATATGTTGTGGTGGATGCTGCAGGTGCAGTGAAGCCTCAGTGTTGTGTTGATAT TGTGATTCGTCACCGAGATATTCGACCTTGTCACTATGGTGTGATAGACAAATTTCGGCTCCAGGTCTCTGAGCAAAGCCAGAGAAAAGCTTTAGGACGGAAAGAAGTCATTGCAATGTTGCTTCCCACTGCAAAGGAGCAgcagaaggaagaagaggaaaaaaggatAAAGGAACACCTGACTGAAAGTGTCTTCTTTGAGCAGACTTTATGTCAACCAG AGCACAGAATTGCCTCTTCGGGGCCTAGTTTACTCACAGTCTTCCTGGGAATAGTGTGCATTGCAGCTCTCATGCTTCCTACGTTAGGAGAAGTGGATTCCCTGGTGCCTCTCTACCTCCATTTAAGTGTGAATCAGAAATTAGTTGCTGCTTATGTATTAG GTCTCATCACCATGGTTATCTTGAGAACATGA